The Plantibacter sp. Leaf314 genome includes a window with the following:
- a CDS encoding glycosyltransferase family 1 protein, whose translation MPRVAVDLLSYTGTKGGMETYARELYREIGRQGSEFEFVGLISSEGYRLDHSWFPGEMVDTGISGENRFVWAFGELFQVARQARRHGADLMHSPATLGPARSSMPSVVTMHDMLYWSNPELMTTPLYTAPVKVMERLTSRNATRVLTISEVSRAEIEKYLRVPRARIDLVPLAGTMPTIDGDREPDQERPFVLATGNRRPHKNWASLIRALPLLAEHERPRLVITGSHGEDPLQAVVDETGMQDWVELQGWLTSEELGELYRRATIMAMPSFVDGFSLPALESMMVGLPVMMSDIPVYHEVCGDAALYLDPNSLDSIAGVMRTAVTRPDEMQRLAEAGLEQAKRFSWERTATETLETFRAALRA comes from the coding sequence ATGCCCCGCGTAGCCGTCGACCTCCTGTCCTACACCGGCACGAAGGGCGGTATGGAGACCTACGCCCGCGAGCTGTACCGCGAGATCGGTCGGCAGGGCAGTGAATTCGAGTTCGTGGGGCTCATCAGCTCGGAGGGCTACCGGCTCGACCACTCCTGGTTCCCCGGCGAGATGGTGGACACGGGCATCAGCGGGGAGAACCGCTTCGTCTGGGCGTTCGGCGAACTGTTCCAGGTGGCCCGGCAGGCGCGACGACACGGCGCGGACCTCATGCACTCCCCCGCGACCCTCGGCCCCGCCCGGTCGTCGATGCCGTCGGTCGTCACCATGCACGACATGCTCTACTGGAGCAACCCCGAACTCATGACCACGCCGCTGTACACCGCCCCCGTCAAGGTCATGGAGCGCCTCACCTCGAGGAACGCGACCCGGGTCCTCACGATCAGCGAGGTGTCCCGCGCGGAGATCGAGAAGTACCTCCGGGTGCCCCGCGCGCGCATCGACCTGGTGCCGCTCGCCGGCACGATGCCCACCATCGACGGCGACCGCGAGCCCGACCAGGAGCGCCCCTTCGTCCTCGCGACGGGGAACCGGCGCCCGCACAAGAACTGGGCGAGCCTCATCCGCGCGCTGCCGCTCCTCGCCGAACACGAACGCCCGCGCCTCGTGATCACGGGGAGCCACGGTGAGGACCCCTTGCAGGCCGTCGTGGACGAGACCGGTATGCAGGACTGGGTGGAGCTGCAGGGCTGGCTCACGAGCGAGGAGCTCGGCGAGCTCTACCGCCGCGCCACGATCATGGCGATGCCGTCGTTCGTCGACGGGTTCAGCCTTCCCGCGCTCGAGTCGATGATGGTCGGTCTCCCGGTCATGATGAGCGACATCCCCGTCTACCACGAGGTGTGCGGCGACGCCGCGCTCTACCTCGACCCGAACTCCCTCGACAGCATCGCCGGCGTCATGCGCACCGCGGTGACCCGGCCCGACGAGATGCAGCGGCTGGCCGAGGCCGGACTCGAGCAGGCGAAGCGGTTCTCCTGGGAGCGCACCGCCACCGAGACCCTGGAGACCTTCCGCGCGGCACTCCGGGCGTAA
- a CDS encoding DapH/DapD/GlmU-related protein, producing the protein MLRKPLGLIVGSAEVVVLRLASGVPNNAVRLAALRSWGAVIGAGCAIHHGLQVRGARRLSLGADCFIAEDVTLDARGGLAVGSHVSINSGAQIWTAQHDSASPVFAYESAPVRIGDRAWINARSIILPGVSIGEGAVVAAGAVVTKDVPAWTMVGGVPAKPIADRPRVDAYRLDARRNKIWWW; encoded by the coding sequence ATGTTGAGAAAGCCACTCGGGCTGATCGTCGGGTCCGCCGAGGTGGTCGTCCTACGACTGGCCTCCGGCGTTCCGAACAACGCCGTCCGTCTGGCGGCACTGCGGTCCTGGGGTGCGGTGATCGGTGCCGGATGCGCGATCCACCACGGACTCCAGGTTCGGGGTGCCCGTCGCCTCTCGCTCGGAGCCGACTGCTTCATCGCGGAGGACGTCACGCTCGATGCCCGTGGTGGTCTCGCCGTGGGCTCCCACGTGAGCATCAACAGCGGCGCGCAGATCTGGACCGCCCAGCACGACAGTGCCTCGCCGGTGTTCGCATACGAGTCGGCTCCGGTGCGCATCGGTGACCGAGCGTGGATCAACGCGCGGTCCATCATCCTGCCCGGTGTGTCGATCGGTGAGGGCGCGGTCGTCGCGGCCGGTGCGGTCGTCACGAAGGACGTACCGGCCTGGACCATGGTGGGCGGGGTGCCGGCGAAGCCCATCGCCGATCGTCCTCGCGTCGACGCCTACCGCCTCGACGCCCGTCGGAACAAGATCTGGTGGTGGTGA
- a CDS encoding DegT/DnrJ/EryC1/StrS aminotransferase family protein produces MTDDTFDSGFPLATSSWDAAEYAAIQRVVDSGRFTMGPLVAQFERDFASAFGAGFGVMVNSGSSANLLAIAAAVLDERVDLQAGDEVLVPAVSWATTYYPLQQYGLIPSFVDIDVDTLNMDLSLAEASITPRTKAIFAVNLLGNPNDFAALTAFAERHGLLLIEDNCESLGAKDDGRFAGTVGSMGTFSAFFSHHISTMEGGMILTDDEATAQMLISLRAHGWTRGLPEHNAVHDKSGDEWDDLFRFVLPGYNVRPLEMSGAIGIEQIQKVPSLIAGRRENAAYWTERFAGLDSVRIQREQGESSWFGFSLVLEGPLAGRRAELVRAFAAAGIESRPIVAGNFTKNPVMKYLDAKVPAELPAADKIHDDGLFVGNHHFPVHAGIDRVYDTVAKLS; encoded by the coding sequence ATGACCGACGACACCTTCGACTCCGGTTTCCCCCTCGCCACCTCCTCCTGGGACGCGGCCGAGTACGCCGCCATCCAGCGCGTCGTCGACAGCGGGCGCTTCACGATGGGGCCGCTCGTCGCCCAGTTCGAGCGCGACTTCGCCAGTGCCTTCGGCGCCGGGTTCGGTGTCATGGTCAACTCCGGATCGAGCGCGAACCTCCTCGCGATCGCCGCCGCCGTCCTCGACGAGCGCGTCGACCTCCAGGCCGGCGACGAGGTGCTCGTCCCCGCGGTGTCGTGGGCCACGACCTACTACCCGCTCCAGCAGTACGGGCTCATCCCGAGCTTCGTCGACATCGACGTCGACACGCTCAATATGGACCTCAGCCTCGCCGAAGCGTCGATCACCCCGCGCACCAAGGCCATCTTCGCGGTCAACCTGCTCGGCAACCCCAACGACTTCGCCGCGCTCACGGCATTCGCCGAGCGACACGGGCTGCTGCTCATCGAGGACAACTGCGAATCCCTCGGCGCGAAGGACGACGGCCGCTTCGCCGGCACCGTCGGTTCGATGGGGACGTTCAGCGCCTTCTTCTCCCACCACATCTCCACGATGGAGGGCGGGATGATCCTGACCGACGACGAGGCCACGGCGCAGATGCTCATCTCCCTCCGCGCGCACGGCTGGACGCGTGGTCTCCCCGAGCACAACGCGGTCCACGACAAGTCCGGCGACGAGTGGGACGACCTCTTCCGCTTCGTGCTGCCCGGGTACAACGTCCGTCCACTGGAGATGTCGGGTGCCATCGGGATCGAACAGATCCAGAAGGTGCCGTCGCTCATCGCGGGCCGTCGCGAGAACGCCGCGTACTGGACGGAGCGGTTCGCCGGCCTCGACTCCGTGCGCATCCAGCGGGAGCAGGGCGAGAGCAGCTGGTTCGGCTTCTCCCTCGTCCTCGAGGGCCCCCTCGCCGGCCGCCGCGCGGAACTCGTGCGGGCCTTCGCCGCAGCCGGGATCGAGTCGCGCCCCATCGTCGCCGGCAACTTCACGAAGAACCCGGTGATGAAGTACCTCGACGCCAAGGTGCCCGCCGAACTCCCCGCGGCGGACAAGATCCACGACGACGGGCTCTTCGTCGGCAACCACCACTTCCCGGTCCACGCGGGTATCGACCGCGTGTACGACACGGTGGCCAAACTCTCCTAG
- a CDS encoding glycosyltransferase family 2 protein, translating into MPQAPVDERVSVALCTYNGEAFLAEQLAGITAQTVLPREIVVSDDGSTDGTPAIVERFAAVSPIPVRFLRNPEALGVTRNFEGAIRATVGELVVLSDQDDVWRADRIERALAAFDARPELQLVCSDARLVGADGSPLGTTLFASLSIGSEERQRIRSGDAFDVLLRRNLVTGATVMFRREVFDAAAPFPSPWVHDEWLSIVAASRGPIELLDEPLVDYRQHGANQIGIVEPTLRYKVSRLLQPGRQRNRDIADRMAGLAAWLATAGGSVPLADPGAVGAKAAFEGFRAELPSARWRRTLPVLLRAPRGEYQRYASQGVLDIARDLLQPA; encoded by the coding sequence ATGCCACAAGCACCAGTCGACGAGCGGGTCTCCGTGGCGCTCTGCACCTACAACGGCGAGGCGTTCCTCGCGGAACAGCTGGCCGGCATCACCGCACAGACGGTGCTCCCACGCGAGATCGTGGTCAGCGACGACGGGTCGACCGACGGGACGCCCGCGATCGTCGAGCGGTTCGCCGCGGTGTCGCCGATCCCCGTCAGATTCCTGCGGAACCCTGAGGCGCTCGGCGTCACGCGGAACTTCGAGGGCGCCATCCGGGCGACCGTCGGTGAGCTCGTGGTCCTCTCCGATCAGGACGACGTCTGGCGGGCCGACCGGATTGAGCGGGCGCTCGCCGCCTTCGACGCGCGCCCGGAACTCCAGCTGGTGTGCTCCGACGCCCGGCTCGTCGGTGCGGACGGGTCGCCGCTCGGGACGACGCTCTTCGCGTCGCTGTCCATCGGTTCCGAGGAGCGGCAGCGCATCCGCTCCGGCGATGCGTTCGACGTCCTCCTCCGGCGCAACCTCGTGACCGGCGCGACGGTGATGTTCCGCCGGGAGGTCTTCGACGCGGCGGCTCCGTTCCCATCGCCCTGGGTCCACGACGAGTGGCTGTCCATCGTCGCCGCGTCGCGGGGTCCGATCGAACTGCTGGACGAGCCGCTCGTCGACTACCGCCAGCACGGCGCGAATCAGATCGGTATCGTCGAGCCGACGCTGCGGTACAAGGTCTCGCGTCTCCTGCAACCCGGGCGGCAGCGGAACCGCGACATCGCGGATCGCATGGCCGGCCTCGCCGCCTGGCTCGCCACCGCAGGGGGATCAGTGCCGCTCGCAGATCCGGGGGCCGTCGGGGCGAAGGCCGCCTTCGAAGGGTTCCGTGCCGAGCTGCCGTCGGCCAGGTGGCGACGGACCCTGCCCGTGCTGCTCCGCGCGCCACGCGGCGAGTACCAGCGGTACGCGAGTCAGGGCGTGTTGGACATCGCGCGCGACCTGCTCCAGCCTGCCTGA
- a CDS encoding HAD family hydrolase gives MTQPIDAPTNDILSLPEAAARLLTVKAVLFDLDGVITPTAEIHMHAWAKLFSAELVARGIAEPYTDADYFQYIDGKPRYDGVRAMLASRGIVLPEGSPTDAPELETVCGLGNRKNSVFTAVLEEDGIAPYPGSVAFLDAVERAGLQVAVVSSSKNAEVVLRAAGLRDRFGVVMDGVVAAHEGIAGKPAPDTYVEAGRLLGCSPAECVVVEDAHSGVQAGRSGDFGLVLGVDRGIGHQALIDAGADVVVDDLDELVAPLLAAASTTPQTPTAPHDPSEDQA, from the coding sequence GTGACCCAGCCGATCGACGCGCCCACGAACGACATCCTGAGCCTTCCCGAGGCGGCCGCGCGGCTGCTCACCGTGAAGGCGGTGCTGTTCGATCTCGACGGCGTCATCACCCCGACCGCCGAGATCCACATGCACGCGTGGGCGAAGCTCTTCTCCGCCGAGCTCGTCGCGCGCGGCATCGCCGAGCCGTACACGGACGCCGACTACTTCCAGTACATCGACGGCAAGCCGCGCTACGACGGGGTGCGGGCGATGCTCGCCTCCCGAGGCATCGTGCTCCCGGAGGGGTCGCCGACGGACGCTCCGGAGCTCGAGACCGTCTGCGGCCTCGGCAACCGGAAGAACTCGGTGTTCACGGCCGTCCTCGAGGAGGACGGCATCGCCCCCTATCCCGGGTCCGTCGCCTTCCTCGACGCCGTCGAGCGCGCGGGGCTCCAGGTGGCGGTCGTGTCCAGCTCCAAGAACGCGGAGGTCGTGCTCCGGGCTGCCGGGTTGCGCGACCGCTTCGGGGTGGTCATGGACGGCGTCGTCGCCGCGCACGAGGGGATCGCGGGGAAGCCTGCGCCCGACACCTACGTCGAGGCCGGTCGTCTCCTCGGGTGCTCGCCCGCCGAATGCGTCGTCGTCGAGGACGCGCACTCCGGCGTCCAGGCCGGTCGCAGCGGCGACTTCGGGCTCGTGCTCGGGGTCGACCGCGGGATCGGACACCAGGCCCTGATCGACGCCGGTGCGGACGTCGTGGTCGACGACCTCGACGAGCTCGTCGCCCCGCTGCTCGCGGCCGCATCGACCACACCCCAGACCCCCACGGCCCCCCACGACCCCTCCGAGGACCAGGCATGA
- a CDS encoding lipopolysaccharide biosynthesis protein has protein sequence MIHLAWSILERILPRVASALIMLVLAAIVAPSVVGMYAWMVLALTLVQTVGDTAARQTAVVHAGTEGGDRFVRRFRGWSAGVGGGLLAATVVALSLTQAGPDRWQAIALVPFVLVPSCSALGLDALVRLQRAGRWKHIASSQAWSSTASLLCSVPILVTTHSLLASALQATLAEAGFALLNRRHAARSVPATTDDDRPGTATSTVFRDYLHTALFALLGWGQGQTDRVSIGALAGDARLGQYAFAMSLSRSVGDAAALATINVIRPVLVGAARSGRGSELVGLAERSLRRSLAVSVLAAVLTTVGAQLLVAPFLAEAWDPALALVPVLALAVAPSVVAWTVTAILQAESRMRWASPIKAIGVLLSLPIGVVAVHDLELAAWLVNARELVVMGLLLVAARHRAPWRGGLLALGVVLVGAALLLLTGA, from the coding sequence ATGATCCACCTCGCCTGGTCCATCCTCGAGCGCATCCTCCCCCGGGTGGCCTCCGCACTGATCATGCTCGTCCTGGCGGCGATCGTCGCGCCGTCCGTCGTCGGCATGTACGCGTGGATGGTCCTGGCGCTCACCCTGGTGCAGACCGTCGGCGACACGGCCGCGCGGCAGACCGCCGTCGTCCACGCCGGAACCGAGGGCGGGGACCGCTTCGTCCGACGATTCCGCGGGTGGTCCGCCGGGGTCGGCGGTGGGCTCCTGGCCGCGACCGTCGTCGCCCTGTCCCTGACCCAGGCCGGTCCTGACCGATGGCAGGCGATCGCGCTGGTGCCCTTCGTCCTCGTGCCGAGCTGTTCGGCGCTCGGTCTCGACGCGTTGGTCCGGCTGCAACGGGCCGGGCGGTGGAAGCACATCGCCTCATCCCAGGCCTGGTCGTCGACCGCTTCACTCCTCTGCAGCGTGCCGATCCTGGTGACGACGCACTCACTGCTCGCGAGCGCACTGCAGGCGACCCTGGCCGAGGCGGGTTTCGCGCTCCTCAACCGACGCCACGCCGCGCGCTCGGTGCCTGCCACGACCGACGACGACCGGCCGGGCACCGCCACTTCGACCGTGTTCCGCGACTACCTGCACACCGCACTGTTCGCGCTCCTCGGTTGGGGCCAGGGGCAGACCGACCGCGTCTCGATCGGCGCGTTGGCGGGCGACGCCAGGCTGGGACAGTACGCCTTCGCCATGTCCCTGTCGCGCAGCGTGGGCGACGCCGCGGCACTGGCCACGATCAACGTCATCCGTCCGGTCCTCGTCGGGGCGGCGCGCAGCGGACGCGGTTCCGAGCTCGTCGGGCTCGCCGAGCGCTCGCTCCGCCGCTCCCTCGCCGTATCCGTCCTGGCGGCGGTCCTGACGACGGTCGGCGCACAGCTCCTCGTCGCCCCGTTCCTCGCCGAAGCCTGGGATCCGGCCCTCGCCCTCGTCCCCGTCCTCGCGTTGGCGGTCGCCCCGTCCGTGGTCGCGTGGACGGTCACGGCCATCCTCCAGGCGGAGAGCCGGATGCGCTGGGCGAGTCCGATCAAGGCGATCGGCGTGCTACTGTCGCTGCCCATCGGCGTCGTCGCCGTGCACGACCTCGAACTCGCGGCGTGGCTCGTGAACGCTCGAGAACTCGTCGTGATGGGCCTCCTCCTCGTCGCCGCGCGCCACCGGGCTCCGTGGCGAGGCGGTCTCCTCGCCCTCGGCGTGGTGCTCGTCGGTGCTGCCCTCCTGCTGCTCACCGGCGCCTGA
- a CDS encoding glycosyltransferase family 2 protein: MLSIVIPCRNGAQTLGAQLDALLAQEGDEVFEVVVADNGSTDATAALVRDYRRRDARIRLIDAGGRPGINHARNTGVAASRGWAVLLCDADDVVRPGWLAAHARALTAGAECVGGAVDRRLPDGRLVAHDSGVYRALWDIPWPIGANCGFTRRVYELVGGFDESFAGGGDETDFFWRAARLGAETVAVPDAVVDYALRGELRSVAKQFFAYGRANVRLYASHRSAGMPRSRWWSLPAAVGSGVLLLLTSTPSSLRRRRAVERLASRAGRVAESLHSRTLYL, encoded by the coding sequence GTGTTGTCCATCGTCATCCCCTGCCGGAACGGCGCGCAGACGCTCGGCGCGCAGCTCGACGCCCTCCTCGCCCAGGAGGGTGACGAGGTGTTCGAGGTCGTCGTCGCGGACAACGGCTCGACCGACGCGACGGCGGCGCTCGTCCGGGACTATCGTCGCCGCGACGCCCGCATCCGACTCATCGACGCCGGTGGCCGGCCGGGCATCAACCACGCCAGGAACACCGGCGTCGCGGCATCACGCGGGTGGGCGGTGCTGCTCTGCGACGCGGACGACGTCGTCCGGCCCGGGTGGCTCGCAGCACATGCCCGGGCCCTCACCGCCGGTGCCGAGTGCGTGGGCGGGGCGGTCGACCGACGCCTCCCGGACGGACGACTGGTCGCACACGACTCGGGCGTCTACCGCGCCCTGTGGGACATCCCCTGGCCCATCGGAGCCAATTGCGGATTCACCCGGCGGGTGTACGAGCTGGTGGGCGGGTTCGACGAGTCGTTCGCCGGTGGCGGCGATGAGACCGACTTCTTCTGGCGGGCGGCGCGGCTCGGTGCGGAGACGGTGGCCGTTCCGGACGCGGTCGTCGACTACGCCCTCCGTGGCGAGCTCCGCTCGGTCGCGAAACAGTTCTTCGCCTATGGCCGCGCGAACGTGCGGCTGTACGCGAGCCACCGCTCCGCGGGCATGCCACGATCACGCTGGTGGTCACTGCCCGCCGCCGTCGGCTCCGGTGTCCTCCTGCTCCTCACGAGCACACCGTCGAGCCTCCGGCGACGACGAGCCGTCGAGCGTCTGGCCTCCCGAGCCGGCCGGGTCGCGGAGAGTCTGCACAGCCGGACGCTCTACCTGTGA
- a CDS encoding glycoside hydrolase family 65 protein → MNHITSDPLDRHRFPLDDWALVETHVDADDEGTTETLFALGNGYLGFRGNVEEGRDGHVHGTFINGFHETWPIRHAEEAFGFARVGQTIVNAPDTKVVRLYVDDEPLILNDADLLSFERRLDFKTGVLSRELEWRTPSGKRVHIRSRRVVSFTDRHLAVLDYEVTLLDADASLVLSSQIINRQDRQDDYLTNAPEPGMGDPRKAESLTERVLQPRYKLIDGPRAMLGYQTTNSGMTIVAGADHTIETDNEYEVSTHIEADLAKHVYTIRGRAGVPTKLTKIISYHTSNAVPPKELADRCARTLDRSGENGIESAIRNQELWLEDFWARSDVEVHGQPAVQQATRWNLFQLAQATARTDGGGVAAKGVSGSGYGGHYFWDTEIYVLPFLSYTAPLVARNALRFRQNMLDAARSRATELNQHGALFPWRTINGLESSAYYAAGTAQYHIDADISYALRQYVAATGDEDFLARGAVDIFVETARMWADLGFWRANGKDSFHIYGVTGPDEYTTVVNDNLYTNVMARSNLLSAVEAVERLRADDPASFGRLVSRLSLDDAEIAEWQRAAEHMHIPFDKRLGIHPQDAQFLEKELWDLDHTPPEHLPLLLHFHPLVIYRFQVLKQADVVLALLLQGDHFTDEEKLADFDYYDPLTTGDSTLSAVVQSIIAAEVGYQRLALKYFWSALFVDLANLHRNTPDGVHVASTGGVWSALVLGFAGMRDHGGVISFSPRLPVDWQGITFRLTVKETRVRISVRRTEMRFTVEEGDSASFVVAGGDVLVEAGTTVTVPLDNQGPHLVGEPSASDIEGSRRADGSLITVSMPTIALGPADTESIPIIQPQSE, encoded by the coding sequence ATGAACCACATCACCAGCGACCCGCTCGACCGCCACCGGTTCCCGCTCGACGACTGGGCGCTCGTCGAGACGCACGTCGACGCGGACGACGAGGGCACGACCGAGACCCTGTTCGCGCTCGGCAACGGCTACCTCGGCTTCCGCGGCAACGTCGAGGAGGGCCGCGACGGCCACGTCCACGGCACGTTCATCAACGGATTCCACGAGACCTGGCCGATCCGCCACGCGGAGGAGGCGTTCGGCTTCGCCCGCGTCGGTCAGACGATCGTCAACGCGCCCGACACGAAGGTCGTCCGCCTCTACGTCGACGACGAGCCGCTGATCCTGAACGACGCCGACCTCCTGAGCTTCGAACGCCGCCTCGACTTCAAGACGGGTGTCCTCAGCCGTGAACTCGAGTGGCGGACGCCCTCCGGCAAGCGGGTGCACATCCGTTCCCGGCGCGTGGTCTCCTTCACGGACCGCCACCTCGCGGTCCTCGACTACGAGGTCACGCTCCTCGACGCCGACGCCTCACTCGTGCTGTCCAGCCAGATCATCAACCGGCAGGACCGCCAGGACGACTACCTCACGAACGCCCCGGAGCCCGGCATGGGCGACCCGCGCAAGGCCGAGTCCCTCACCGAGCGTGTGCTGCAGCCTCGGTACAAGCTCATCGACGGCCCGCGTGCGATGCTCGGCTACCAGACGACGAACTCCGGCATGACGATCGTCGCGGGCGCCGACCACACCATCGAGACCGACAACGAGTACGAGGTCTCGACGCACATCGAGGCCGACCTCGCGAAGCACGTCTACACGATCCGCGGCCGCGCCGGTGTCCCGACGAAGCTCACGAAGATCATCAGCTACCACACCTCGAACGCCGTCCCGCCGAAGGAGCTCGCCGACCGCTGCGCACGCACGCTCGACCGCTCGGGCGAGAACGGCATCGAGTCCGCCATCCGCAACCAGGAGCTCTGGCTCGAGGACTTCTGGGCGCGCTCGGACGTCGAGGTCCACGGGCAGCCGGCCGTCCAGCAGGCGACCCGGTGGAACCTCTTCCAGCTGGCTCAGGCGACCGCACGCACCGACGGTGGCGGCGTCGCGGCCAAGGGTGTCTCCGGCTCGGGATACGGCGGCCACTACTTCTGGGACACCGAGATCTACGTCCTCCCGTTCCTCAGCTACACCGCACCGCTCGTGGCCAGGAACGCCCTGCGGTTCCGTCAGAACATGTTGGACGCCGCCCGCTCCCGCGCCACCGAGCTCAACCAGCACGGCGCGCTGTTCCCCTGGCGGACGATCAACGGGCTCGAGTCGTCCGCGTACTACGCCGCCGGTACGGCGCAGTACCACATCGACGCCGACATCTCCTATGCCCTCCGGCAGTACGTCGCGGCGACCGGCGACGAGGACTTCCTCGCCAGGGGCGCCGTCGACATCTTCGTCGAGACGGCGCGCATGTGGGCCGACCTCGGCTTCTGGCGGGCCAACGGCAAGGACTCGTTCCACATCTACGGGGTCACGGGCCCCGACGAGTACACGACGGTGGTGAACGACAACCTCTACACGAACGTGATGGCGCGGTCGAACCTGCTGTCGGCGGTCGAAGCCGTCGAGCGCCTGCGGGCCGACGACCCGGCGTCCTTCGGTCGCCTCGTCTCGCGACTGTCGCTGGACGACGCCGAGATCGCCGAGTGGCAGCGCGCCGCCGAGCACATGCACATCCCGTTCGACAAGCGGCTCGGCATCCACCCGCAGGACGCCCAGTTCCTCGAGAAGGAACTGTGGGACCTCGACCACACGCCGCCGGAGCACCTGCCGCTGCTGCTGCACTTCCACCCGCTCGTCATCTACCGGTTCCAGGTGCTCAAGCAGGCGGACGTGGTGCTGGCGCTGCTCCTGCAGGGCGACCACTTCACCGATGAGGAGAAGCTCGCCGACTTCGACTACTACGACCCGCTGACCACGGGCGACTCGACCCTGTCGGCGGTCGTGCAGTCGATCATCGCCGCGGAGGTCGGGTACCAGCGACTCGCGCTGAAGTACTTCTGGTCGGCGCTCTTCGTCGACCTCGCGAACCTGCACCGCAACACCCCGGACGGCGTGCACGTCGCGTCGACCGGTGGCGTGTGGAGTGCACTCGTGCTGGGCTTCGCCGGCATGCGCGACCACGGCGGCGTCATCTCGTTCTCGCCGCGGCTCCCGGTGGACTGGCAGGGGATCACCTTCCGCCTCACCGTCAAGGAGACGCGGGTGCGGATCTCCGTCCGTCGCACCGAGATGCGCTTCACCGTCGAGGAGGGCGACTCCGCGTCGTTCGTCGTCGCCGGCGGCGACGTCCTCGTCGAGGCGGGCACCACGGTGACGGTCCCGCTCGACAACCAGGGTCCGCACCTCGTCGGCGAGCCGAGCGCCAGCGACATCGAGGGCAGCCGTCGCGCCGACGGATCGCTCATCACCGTGTCGATGCCGACGATCGCGCTCGGCCCCGCGGACACCGAGTCCATCCCGATCATCCAGCCGCAGTCCGAGTAA